From Marivirga harenae, one genomic window encodes:
- a CDS encoding enoyl-CoA hydratase/isomerase family protein, whose product MELTKIEIKDRIGYITLNRPEKRNALSYDFVGELKDAFAQLKEDDSAKVIVLRAEGKAFCAGADLAYIQGLQGNTFEENLEDSNHLKELFYEIYTYPKVVIAEIQGHALAGGCGLATVCDFSYTVPHAKFGYTEVKIGFIPAIVKVFLLRKIGEGKSKELLLSGKLYEAKDALKMGLVNEVVEAEKLSGTVYDFAQQLIQNNSGQSMAFTKQMIAEVQEKGLEEGLQYAAEQNAKARASEDCKKGIAAFLNKKTPSW is encoded by the coding sequence ATGGAATTAACGAAAATTGAAATTAAAGACAGAATTGGTTACATCACCTTAAACCGACCTGAAAAAAGGAATGCTTTGAGTTACGATTTTGTGGGTGAACTGAAGGATGCTTTTGCACAGTTGAAGGAAGATGATAGCGCAAAAGTGATCGTGTTGAGAGCTGAGGGAAAGGCTTTCTGTGCAGGTGCTGATTTGGCTTACATTCAAGGTCTGCAAGGCAATACTTTTGAAGAGAACTTAGAGGATTCCAATCATTTAAAGGAGCTTTTCTATGAGATTTATACTTACCCCAAAGTAGTGATAGCCGAAATTCAGGGTCATGCATTAGCAGGGGGCTGCGGATTAGCTACCGTTTGTGATTTCTCTTACACAGTACCACATGCTAAATTTGGTTACACAGAAGTGAAAATAGGTTTCATTCCAGCCATCGTAAAAGTATTTTTATTAAGAAAAATAGGAGAAGGGAAATCTAAAGAATTACTTCTTTCCGGGAAATTGTATGAAGCCAAAGATGCTCTAAAAATGGGCTTGGTCAATGAAGTGGTTGAAGCTGAAAAGCTTTCAGGAACTGTTTATGATTTTGCCCAACAATTAATCCAAAACAATTCAGGTCAATCTATGGCCTTTACCAAGCAAATGATAGCGGAAGTTCAAGAAAAAGGGTTAGAGGAGGGTTTGCAGTATGCTGCGGAGCAAAATGCTAAGGCAAGGGCTTCGGAAGATTGTAAGAAAGGGATAGCCGCTTTTTTGAACAAGAAAACTCCTAGTTGGTAA
- a CDS encoding ComEC/Rec2 family competence protein: MHQAWNRYAFIRFVLFMSGGIVAGTFLPAIFEIVLLLFGAIVVIYITAQFFRGYQFPTFQSISFALLAFLICFSFGYLNAYWQSEKHDETHLLTIESAQIQAFEAILVSAGKSTEKTYGFKVEIQQVLINGDWRNNRGNAMIYFQKDSLSKVLKYGDQLLIKSRINELETPKNPLEFNYKRFLGFDQVYHQQYITSGKWLKIGKGKGNLIMAASIETGQYLEEIMNDNIHTERSLAIAKALTLGIKDELDNDLRNAYAAAGAMHVLAVSGLHVGIIFLIVSTLLKRWRNRRGGRIYFAVISMSVLWAYAFITGLSPSVQRAAMMFSFIILAQALRRQTNIYNTLAASAFVLLSINPFLLFSVGFQLSYLAVLGIVFFQPKLYSLLQFKYVLWDKIWAITCVSIAAQLATAPLALLYFHQFPTYFFLSNLVVIPSAFVILNSSLLLLLISFWEWAAEGIGFLIDHFIQLINYLVFKLDYLPNSTIDGVFITTPESWLIYISILFIALFISEKKLNYLKLTVLSLFLMSASICWRQYENFNAKKLIVYDTGKHHALAIRNGFTQYLKVEDSLAQDKNKLRFHVYPSQLQAGIADFHPDRFEAENQNEIFEDFQELEVSVWNGQKIVHWHQKINKNVILKEPLDVDLLILSNDALRNPSKLQKYFNAQKIVLDASNSYYNIQNFKAKFEEENLDYYIVPEEGAFEWKL, encoded by the coding sequence ATGCATCAAGCCTGGAACAGATACGCCTTCATCCGTTTTGTGCTATTCATGTCTGGAGGAATAGTTGCAGGGACTTTTTTACCAGCTATTTTTGAAATTGTACTTCTTTTATTTGGTGCGATAGTCGTTATATATATAACTGCTCAGTTTTTTAGGGGTTATCAGTTTCCTACTTTTCAATCTATTTCTTTTGCTTTATTAGCTTTCCTGATTTGCTTTTCATTTGGCTATCTTAATGCTTACTGGCAATCTGAAAAACATGACGAGACCCATTTGCTCACTATCGAATCAGCACAAATACAAGCTTTTGAGGCTATACTAGTCAGTGCAGGTAAAAGCACCGAAAAAACTTACGGTTTTAAAGTCGAAATTCAGCAGGTTTTAATAAATGGAGACTGGCGAAACAATAGGGGAAACGCTATGATTTACTTCCAAAAGGATAGTTTATCGAAGGTGTTAAAATATGGTGATCAATTACTAATAAAATCACGCATAAACGAATTAGAAACACCAAAGAACCCATTAGAATTTAATTATAAGCGATTTTTGGGCTTTGATCAGGTTTATCATCAACAATATATCACATCTGGAAAATGGCTGAAGATTGGAAAAGGGAAAGGTAATCTAATTATGGCAGCATCCATCGAAACTGGACAGTATTTGGAAGAAATTATGAATGATAACATTCATACTGAGCGATCATTAGCCATTGCCAAAGCCTTAACCTTAGGGATAAAAGATGAACTAGATAATGACTTAAGAAATGCTTATGCAGCGGCTGGTGCAATGCACGTTTTGGCAGTAAGTGGATTGCACGTTGGTATCATTTTTTTGATTGTTTCTACGCTACTAAAAAGATGGCGGAATAGGAGGGGAGGTAGAATATATTTTGCCGTAATCAGTATGTCGGTGTTGTGGGCTTATGCTTTTATAACAGGTCTATCGCCTTCAGTTCAAAGAGCAGCCATGATGTTTAGTTTTATAATTTTGGCTCAGGCTTTACGAAGACAGACAAATATATATAATACTCTGGCTGCTTCGGCTTTTGTTTTGTTGAGTATCAATCCCTTTCTATTGTTCTCTGTTGGATTTCAACTGTCTTATCTGGCTGTTTTAGGTATCGTTTTCTTTCAGCCAAAACTCTATAGCCTTTTACAATTTAAATATGTTTTATGGGATAAAATCTGGGCAATCACTTGTGTTTCTATTGCAGCGCAATTGGCAACTGCTCCATTGGCCTTGCTTTATTTTCACCAATTCCCTACTTATTTCTTTTTATCAAACTTGGTGGTAATCCCGTCAGCTTTTGTAATTCTAAATAGTAGCTTACTTCTACTATTGATATCATTTTGGGAATGGGCAGCAGAAGGGATAGGTTTTCTGATTGATCATTTTATACAGTTAATAAATTATTTGGTTTTTAAGCTTGATTATCTTCCTAATAGTACAATAGATGGTGTTTTTATTACTACTCCTGAAAGCTGGCTGATTTACATTAGTATTTTGTTTATTGCCTTATTCATTTCTGAGAAGAAGCTAAACTATTTAAAATTGACTGTCTTAAGTTTGTTTTTAATGAGTGCTAGTATTTGTTGGCGTCAATATGAAAACTTCAATGCCAAAAAATTGATCGTATATGACACCGGAAAGCATCATGCATTAGCAATCAGAAATGGATTTACTCAATATTTGAAGGTAGAAGATAGCCTAGCACAAGATAAGAATAAACTTCGATTCCATGTTTACCCTAGTCAACTGCAAGCAGGAATAGCCGATTTTCATCCTGACCGATTTGAAGCTGAAAATCAGAATGAGATTTTTGAAGATTTTCAAGAGTTAGAAGTTTCTGTCTGGAACGGTCAAAAAATTGTCCATTGGCATCAGAAAATAAATAAAAATGTGATATTGAAGGAGCCTTTGGACGTTGATTTATTAATTCTAAGTAATGACGCTTTAAGAAACCCTTCGAAACTCCAAAAATATTTCAATGCCCAGAAAATTGTATTAGATGCATCCAATTCTTATTATAACATTCAAAACTTTAAAGCTAAATTTGAGGAGGAAAATTTAGATTATTACATAGTGCCGGAAGAAGGTGCTTTTGAATGGAAATTATAA
- a CDS encoding MerC domain-containing protein has protein sequence MKTSNKNTVRIPIDALGMMASIVCAIHCAALPLLLSLSTLTSLHFLANPWIEYSVIILSLFLALVSFLPAFKRHHGKYSPLILLGVGFVFIGFGQSGLFSIDEVILTVSGASFIATAHAINWALVIK, from the coding sequence ATGAAAACTTCAAATAAGAATACAGTAAGAATACCTATTGACGCCTTGGGTATGATGGCCTCCATAGTATGTGCCATTCATTGTGCGGCCTTGCCTTTGTTGTTAAGCCTTTCAACACTGACAAGCCTACATTTTTTGGCTAATCCTTGGATTGAGTATTCAGTCATTATACTTAGTTTGTTTTTAGCGTTGGTTTCTTTTTTGCCTGCATTTAAACGTCATCATGGAAAGTATTCTCCACTAATTTTACTTGGCGTAGGTTTTGTTTTCATAGGATTTGGTCAGTCAGGATTGTTTTCAATAGATGAAGTCATTTTAACGGTTTCAGGTGCTTCGTTTATTGCCACAGCCCATGCAATTAATTGGGCCCTGGTCATTAAGTAA
- a CDS encoding GNAT family N-acetyltransferase: MITVKVVEDKEELKQIFSIREEVFVKEQKVAREEEYDEFEEISTHFIATDEDGKPCGTARWRFTENGMKLERFAVLKSHRGRGVGQALVKAVIDNIKESPDSIGKKMYMHAQLPAVSLYSRFGFEKVGEQFEECNIMHYQMEMVNS, translated from the coding sequence ATGATTACAGTAAAAGTAGTAGAAGATAAAGAAGAGTTAAAACAAATATTTAGTATTCGAGAGGAAGTTTTTGTTAAAGAGCAAAAAGTGGCTCGAGAGGAGGAATATGATGAGTTTGAAGAAATTTCTACACACTTTATAGCTACTGATGAAGATGGCAAGCCTTGCGGTACTGCAAGATGGCGATTTACGGAAAACGGGATGAAACTGGAGCGCTTTGCAGTTCTCAAATCGCACAGAGGCAGGGGCGTGGGACAAGCATTAGTAAAAGCAGTTATTGACAACATTAAGGAATCGCCCGATTCGATAGGTAAAAAAATGTATATGCATGCTCAGCTTCCTGCAGTTTCCCTTTACTCGCGCTTTGGTTTTGAAAAAGTAGGTGAGCAATTCGAGGAATGTAATATTATGCATTATCAGATGGAAATGGTTAATAGTTGA